The following proteins are encoded in a genomic region of Synechococcus sp. CBW1002:
- a CDS encoding heme o synthase: MVSVNPEALAAVSRPAVPRSVRLPAWLEVAKPRLIPLLLATTLAGMALSVGWPLDPLRIICTLVGGALASAAAGVLNCLWEQELDGRMQRTSRRALPSGRLAQRQAFLLAILLTSASVAVLVLGVNPLAAALALLGLCSYVLLYTALLKPRTPRNIVVGGVAGAIPPLVGAAAAGGLPTWSSWWLFSLVMLWTPAHFWALALLLKDDYRSVGIPMLPVVKGEAVTALAIGRYAWATVLASGIGVLALPSGGLLYGLLVVPFNARLLQLSGALSRDPNDPQRARNLFRWSILYLFGICLLLVMARSPQAEAFSLVAFTPLLGLGLS; this comes from the coding sequence ATGGTTAGCGTCAACCCTGAGGCTCTGGCGGCCGTTTCCCGTCCCGCCGTGCCGCGGTCGGTCCGTCTGCCCGCCTGGCTGGAGGTGGCCAAGCCCCGCCTGATTCCCCTGCTTCTGGCCACCACACTGGCGGGCATGGCCCTCTCGGTGGGCTGGCCACTCGATCCGCTGCGGATCATCTGCACCCTGGTGGGCGGTGCCCTCGCTTCTGCCGCCGCCGGTGTGCTCAATTGCCTCTGGGAGCAGGAACTCGACGGCCGCATGCAGCGCACCAGCCGACGGGCTCTGCCCTCCGGTCGGCTCGCCCAGCGCCAGGCCTTCCTGCTGGCCATCCTGCTCACCTCCGCCTCGGTGGCGGTGCTGGTTCTGGGGGTCAACCCGCTGGCGGCCGCGCTGGCTCTGCTGGGGTTATGCAGCTATGTGCTGCTCTACACGGCCCTGCTCAAACCCCGCACACCACGCAATATCGTGGTCGGCGGCGTTGCCGGAGCCATTCCCCCCCTGGTGGGGGCTGCGGCCGCCGGTGGCCTGCCCACCTGGTCGAGCTGGTGGCTGTTCAGCCTGGTGATGCTCTGGACCCCCGCCCATTTCTGGGCCCTCGCTCTGCTTCTCAAGGATGACTACCGCTCGGTCGGCATTCCCATGCTGCCGGTGGTCAAGGGCGAAGCCGTCACCGCCCTGGCGATCGGTCGCTATGCCTGGGCCACCGTGCTGGCGAGTGGCATCGGCGTGCTGGCCCTGCCCAGCGGCGGCCTGCTCTATGGCCTGCTGGTGGTGCCCTTCAACGCACGCCTGCTGCAACTCAGCGGTGCCCTCAGCCGTGACCCCAACGATCCCCAGCGTGCTCGCAACCTGTTTCGCTGGTCGATCCTCTATCTGTTCGGCATCTGCCTGTTGCTGGTGATGGCCCGATCCCCTCAGGCGGAGGCCTTCAGCCTGGTGGCATTCACCCCGCTGCTGGGCCTGGGGCTGTCC
- a CDS encoding heme A synthase, producing the protein MITSLALLLSHLVVALVALVAIGGATRVMEAGLACPDWPLCYGVLLPGQQMNMQVFLEWFHRLDAFLVGVALLVLCAISLLRRRLLPAWLPWFSAAALLMVAVQGALGALTVTRLLASDIVTAHLATALALVALMSAGYQRLAAPAESPPIWFRVLSSLALVLVFAQCVLGGSMASQWAADRCFSAGDACRWLLAHRIGAYPAAAAVLAMAIGSLTLPRRCRHLQGLALGATALVAAQVVLGILTLSQQLQVPGLTVAHQLVAALLVAVLAAILGRSAVPSSVADAPAACGIPNPSLSAKVAHG; encoded by the coding sequence TTGATCACATCCCTGGCGCTGCTGCTCTCCCACCTTGTTGTGGCATTGGTGGCCCTGGTCGCCATCGGCGGCGCAACACGGGTGATGGAGGCTGGTCTGGCCTGCCCGGACTGGCCGCTTTGTTATGGCGTGCTTCTGCCTGGTCAGCAGATGAACATGCAGGTGTTTCTGGAGTGGTTTCACCGCCTCGATGCCTTCCTGGTCGGGGTGGCCTTGCTGGTGCTCTGCGCCATCAGCCTGCTGCGCAGACGCCTGCTGCCCGCCTGGCTGCCCTGGTTCAGTGCAGCGGCCCTGCTGATGGTGGCCGTTCAGGGGGCACTGGGTGCCCTCACCGTGACCCGTTTGCTGGCCTCGGACATCGTCACCGCCCATCTGGCCACGGCCCTCGCCCTGGTGGCTCTGATGAGCGCCGGCTATCAGCGGCTGGCAGCCCCAGCTGAGTCCCCACCGATCTGGTTCCGGGTTCTGTCCAGTCTGGCGCTGGTTCTGGTCTTCGCACAGTGCGTTCTGGGCGGGAGCATGGCCAGCCAGTGGGCCGCCGATCGCTGTTTCTCAGCGGGCGATGCCTGCCGCTGGCTGCTGGCCCACCGCATCGGCGCCTACCCGGCCGCCGCTGCGGTGTTGGCCATGGCGATCGGCAGCCTCACCCTGCCGCGACGCTGCCGCCATCTCCAGGGTCTGGCCCTGGGGGCGACGGCCCTGGTGGCCGCCCAGGTTGTTCTTGGAATCCTCACCTTGAGCCAGCAGCTTCAGGTCCCCGGCCTAACCGTGGCCCATCAGCTGGTTGCTGCCTTGCTGGTGGCCGTCCTCGCCGCGATTCTCGGTCGCAGTGCGGTACCGAGCTCCGTTGCAGACGCTCCGGCGGCCTGCGGCATTCCCAATCCATCCCTGTCCGCGAAGGTGGCCCATGGTTAG